A genomic region of Terriglobia bacterium contains the following coding sequences:
- the hypE gene encoding hydrogenase expression/formation protein HypE, whose translation MKNTKDTKGHEVATPKFKLECPIPISDYPTITLAHGGGGKLMHQLLEKMVLPAFRNDLLESRHDGAVFPVGNTRLAFTTDSYVVHPLFFPGGDIGSLAVNGTVNDLAMCGARPLYLSCGMILEEGLPMETLWAVVQSLRSSADTAGVQLVTGDTKVVDKGQGDGIFLNTAGVGIVDHNLSISPASVRDGDAVLLSGDVGRHAIAIMAAREGLEFETTIESDCAPLNGTVQRLLDAGLELHCLRDLTRGGLGTTLIEIAEASKLQIAIEETRIAVRDDVLGACEVLGFDPIYLANEGRMAVILPEKQVDRALEILRSGHGGEFASRIGAVKKESPGIVTLKSRIGTTRIVDMITGEQLPRIC comes from the coding sequence ATGAAGAACACAAAGGATACAAAGGGACACGAAGTCGCCACGCCAAAGTTCAAGTTGGAGTGTCCCATTCCCATCAGCGACTACCCGACCATCACGCTCGCCCACGGCGGCGGCGGCAAGTTGATGCATCAGCTTCTCGAAAAGATGGTGCTCCCGGCCTTCCGCAACGATCTGCTGGAGTCGCGCCACGACGGCGCCGTCTTTCCTGTCGGCAACACCCGACTCGCCTTCACTACCGATTCCTACGTCGTTCACCCGCTATTTTTCCCCGGCGGCGACATCGGCTCGCTCGCCGTCAACGGTACCGTTAACGACCTCGCCATGTGCGGCGCCCGCCCGCTCTATCTCAGTTGCGGAATGATCCTCGAAGAAGGTCTTCCCATGGAGACCCTCTGGGCTGTCGTACAGAGCCTCCGCTCTTCGGCCGATACCGCCGGCGTCCAACTCGTGACCGGCGATACGAAAGTCGTGGACAAGGGACAGGGAGACGGCATCTTCCTGAACACCGCGGGCGTCGGGATCGTCGACCACAATCTGTCCATCTCGCCAGCCAGCGTCCGAGATGGCGATGCCGTGCTCCTGAGCGGCGACGTCGGACGCCACGCGATCGCCATCATGGCCGCGCGCGAGGGTCTCGAATTTGAAACCACCATCGAGAGCGACTGCGCCCCACTGAACGGCACCGTTCAGCGCCTGCTCGATGCCGGCCTGGAACTCCACTGCCTGCGTGACCTCACTCGCGGCGGTCTGGGAACCACGCTCATCGAGATCGCAGAAGCCTCCAAGCTGCAAATCGCCATTGAAGAAACCAGGATCGCCGTTCGTGATGACGTCCTCGGCGCCTGCGAGGTCCTTGGCTTTGACCCTATTTACCTCGCCAATGAAGGCCGGATGGCAGTGATCCTTCCTGAGAAGCAGGTCGACCGTGCCCTGGAGATTTTGCGCTCTGGCCACGGCGGCGAATTTGCATCCCGGATTGGAGCTGTGAAGAAGGAGTCGCCCGGTATAGTCACCCTGAAGAGCCGTATCGGCACGACGCGCATCGTCGACATGATCACCGGCGAG